The following coding sequences lie in one Acidobacteriota bacterium genomic window:
- a CDS encoding MerC domain-containing protein gives MTQDKDSAPAPPATDDRSQGIPVVNDQNLQRASRIDRFGALAGLACAGHCAVCSLLPGVLAAIGFAGLLSHEAEWAFTLVAVLSASTALFIAWREGSARAVGVLLAAGIIGLLAARWLEHNEIHGAGPVAGILAGLTLVAGHLWNLRARRQRQG, from the coding sequence ATGACTCAAGACAAGGACTCCGCTCCCGCCCCGCCGGCAACCGACGACCGCTCGCAAGGGATCCCCGTCGTCAACGATCAGAACCTTCAACGCGCCTCGAGAATCGATCGCTTCGGAGCCCTCGCAGGACTCGCTTGCGCCGGCCACTGCGCCGTTTGCAGCCTCCTGCCGGGAGTCCTGGCAGCGATCGGATTCGCCGGGCTGCTCAGCCACGAGGCGGAGTGGGCATTCACCCTGGTCGCCGTCTTGTCGGCCTCTACGGCGCTGTTCATCGCCTGGCGGGAAGGCAGCGCGCGCGCCGTCGGCGTCTTGCTCGCTGCCGGCATCATCGGCCTGCTCGCGGCTCGCTGGCTCGAGCACAATGAAATTCACGGTGCCGGACCAGTCGCCGGGATTCTCGCCGGACTCACCCTCGTCGCCGGCCACCTGTGGAACCTGCGGGCCCGCCGCCAGCGCCAGGGGTAG